From one Catenuloplanes nepalensis genomic stretch:
- a CDS encoding metallophosphoesterase family protein yields MRLVLLADTHVPKRAKDLPGEVWAAVDAADVVVHAGDWVDVPLLDALEARSRRLIACYGNNDGAALRARLPEAARAELGGVRLAVVHETGDSKGREARCAAAYPDIDVLVFGHSHIPWDTTAPGGLRLLNPGSPTDRRRQPFRTFMTAVIDGGTLRDVELHNLIS; encoded by the coding sequence ATGCGTCTGGTGTTGCTGGCGGATACGCACGTGCCGAAACGGGCGAAGGATCTGCCGGGTGAGGTGTGGGCGGCGGTGGACGCGGCGGACGTGGTGGTGCACGCGGGGGACTGGGTGGACGTGCCGCTGCTGGACGCGCTGGAGGCCCGGTCGCGGCGGCTGATCGCCTGTTACGGCAACAACGACGGCGCGGCGCTGCGGGCCAGGCTGCCGGAGGCCGCGCGGGCGGAGCTGGGCGGGGTGCGGCTCGCGGTGGTGCACGAGACCGGTGATTCCAAGGGGCGCGAGGCGCGGTGCGCGGCGGCGTATCCGGACATCGACGTGCTGGTCTTCGGGCATTCGCACATCCCGTGGGACACGACCGCGCCGGGCGGGCTTCGGCTGCTCAATCCGGGCAGCCCGACGGACCGGCGGCGCCAGCCGTTCCGGACGTTCATGACCGCGGTGATCGACGGCGGCACGCTGCGCGACGTGGAGCTGCACAACCTGATCAGCTGA
- a CDS encoding Rieske 2Fe-2S domain-containing protein, giving the protein MVLHRLLERVEKTGELDRASDPLQRGVQATLPRRLKDLLHGVGLGHPLHPVAVQLPVGAWMSTAVLDALPGTERAATILVGVGTAAAIPAAASGATDWSELSREQRRVGLVHAAANTIAIGFYASSFAARLAGNHRLGRRLAYTGLAAAGLGAYVGGHLSFRQGAAVNQAEPFLRQIDDGWHDVYGWDELVDNRPEVARIGEVPVLVTKVGDRVTVMMERCAHQTGPLGDGEITEIGGAACVVCPWHGSTFRLADGAVVRGPSATDQPLLRTRVVEGRVQAALP; this is encoded by the coding sequence ATGGTGCTGCACAGACTGCTGGAACGCGTCGAGAAGACCGGTGAGCTGGACCGGGCGAGCGACCCGCTGCAGCGCGGCGTCCAGGCCACGCTGCCCCGGCGGCTCAAGGACCTGCTGCACGGCGTCGGGCTCGGGCATCCGCTGCACCCGGTCGCCGTGCAGCTGCCGGTCGGCGCCTGGATGAGCACGGCCGTGCTGGACGCGCTGCCCGGCACCGAGCGCGCCGCGACGATCCTGGTCGGCGTGGGCACGGCGGCCGCGATCCCCGCCGCCGCGTCCGGCGCCACCGACTGGTCCGAGCTGTCCCGCGAGCAGCGCCGCGTCGGCCTGGTCCACGCGGCCGCGAACACGATCGCGATCGGTTTCTACGCGAGCTCGTTCGCCGCCCGGCTGGCCGGCAACCACCGGCTCGGCCGCCGGCTCGCCTACACCGGACTGGCCGCGGCCGGCCTCGGCGCGTACGTCGGCGGGCACCTCAGCTTCCGCCAGGGCGCCGCGGTCAACCAGGCCGAGCCGTTCCTGCGGCAGATCGACGACGGCTGGCACGACGTCTACGGCTGGGACGAGCTCGTCGACAACCGTCCCGAGGTGGCCCGGATCGGCGAGGTCCCGGTGCTGGTCACCAAGGTCGGCGACCGGGTCACCGTGATGATGGAACGCTGCGCACACCAGACCGGTCCGCTCGGCGACGGCGAGATCACCGAGATCGGCGGCGCCGCGTGCGTGGTCTGCCCCTGGCACGGCAGCACGTTCCGACTCGCCGACGGCGCCGTGGTCCGCGGCCCGTCCGCCACCGACCAGCCGCTGCTGCGCACCCGCGTCGTCGAGGGCAGGGTCCAGGCGGCGCTGCCGTAA